The following coding sequences are from one Chanos chanos chromosome 12, fChaCha1.1, whole genome shotgun sequence window:
- the cthrc1a gene encoding collagen triple helix repeat-containing protein 1a — protein sequence MRSLPVCLFICLGLILPLCGTEKAKERNARQKDAEFIDKYNTCLQGPPGVQGRDGNPGVNGIPGTPGIPGRDGMKGEKGECITERFEEPWRPNFKQCAWNSLNYGIDLGKIADCTFTKLRSDSALRVLFSGSLRLKCKSACCQRWYFTFNGAECTGPLPIESIIYLDQGSPELNSTINMHRTSSVEGLCEGIHAGLVDVGIWVGTCADYPHGDASTGWNSVSRVIIEELPK from the exons ATGAGGTCTCTGCCGGTTTGCCTCTTCATCTGCCTGGGGTTAATTTTGCCTTTATGTGGaactgaaaaagcaaaagaaaggaATGCCAGACAAAAGGATGCAGAATTCATTGACAAG TATAACACATGCCTTCAGGGTCCTCCAGGTGTCCAGGGTAGGGATGGCAACCCCGGGGTCAACGGAATTCCCGGTACCCCGGGTATTCCCGGGCGGGACGGCATGAAAGGGGAGAAGGGAGAGTGTATCACAGAAAGGTTTGAGGAGCCCTGGAGACCCAACTTCAAACAGTGTGCATGGAACTCTCTAAACTATGGCATTGACTTAGGAAAGATAGCA GACTGCACGTTTACCAAGCTGCGCTCGGACAGCGCCCTGCGCGTACTCTTCAGCGGTTCTCTGAGACTCAAGTGTAAAAGCGCCTGCTGTCAGCGCTGGTATTTCACCTTTAACGGGGCCGAGTGCACGGGGCCTTTACCCATAGAGTCTATCATTTACCTTGATCAAGGCAGCCCGGAGCTCAACTCTACCATCAACATGCATCGCACCTCCTCAG TGGAAGGGCTATGTGAAGGTATCCATGCCGGCCTGGTGGACGTGGGCATCTGGGTGGGGACCTGCGCTGACTATCCCCATGGCGACGCCTCCACTGGATGGAACTCTGTGTCCAGGGTGATCATCGAGGAGTTGCCAAAGTGA
- the mc5ra gene encoding melanocortin 5a receptor: MNASETTTLPLPLWTFWVNSSSASHHPNITESPSLIKPKACEQLNIATEVFLILGIISLLENILVICAIVKNKNLHSPMYFFVCSLAVADMLVSVSNAWETIVIYLLTNRQLVVDDHFIRQMDNVFDSMICISVVASMCSLLAIAVDRYVTIFYALRYHNIMTVRRAALIIAGIWTFCTGCGIVFIIYSDTTPVIVCLVSMFFIMLALMASLYSHMFMLARSHVKRIAALPGYNSIHQRASMKAAITLTILLGIFIVCWAPFFLHLILMISCPRNLYCVCFMSHFNMYLILIMCNSVIDPLIYAFRSQEMRKTFKEIICCCSLRNIVSMSK; encoded by the coding sequence ATGAATGCCTCAGAGACAAccactcttcctctccctctatGGACCTTCTGGGTTAACTCCAGCTCTGCATCCCATCACCCCAACATCACGGAGAGCCCCTCCCTGATTAAACCCAAAGCCTGCGAGCAGCTGAACATCGCCACTGAGGTCTTTCTCATCCTGGGAATCATCAGTCTGCTGGAGAACATACTGGTCATATGTGCCATTGTAAAGAACAAGAACCTTCACTCGCCcatgtatttctttgtgtgcaGCCTGGCCGTTGCGGACATGCTGGTGAGCGTCTCCAATGCGTGGGAGACCATCGTGATCTATCTGCTGACCAACAGGCAGCTGGTGGTGGACGACCACTTTATCCGGCAGATGGACAACGTCTTCGACTCCATGATCTGCATCTCAGTGGTGGCCTCAATGTGTAGCTTGCTGGCCATCGCTGTGGATCGTTACGTGACGATCTTCTACGCCCTGCGTTACCACAACATCATGACGGTGCGTCGGGCGGCGCTTATCATCGCCGGCATCTGGACGTTCTGCACCGGCTGCGGCATCGTCTTCATCATCTACTCGGACACCACGCCAGTGATCGTGTGCCTCGTCTCCATGTTCTTCATCATGCTGGCCCTCATGGCCTCTCTCTACAGCCACATGTTCATGCTGGCGCGCTCGCACGTCAAACGCATCGCCGCGTTGCCGGGATACAACTCCATCCACCAGCGAGCCAGCATGAAAGCGGCCATCACACTCACCATACTGCTGGGCATCTTCATCGTGTGCTGGGCGCCTTTCTTCCTGCATCTAATCCTCATGATCTCCTGCCCCCGAAACCTGTACTGCGTCTGCTTCATGTCTCACTTTAACATGTACCTCATCCTCATCATGTGTAACTCTGTCATTGATCCCCTTATCTACGCCTTCAGAAGCCAAGAGATGAGGAAGACCTTCAAGGAGATCATCTGCTGCTGCAGCCTCCGCAACATCGTCAGCATGTCAAAGTAG